From Mycolicibacterium nivoides, a single genomic window includes:
- a CDS encoding FAD binding domain-containing protein codes for MTEYAGASAIVVGGSIGGLTAALLLRDLGFHVDVYERTPTPLDGRGSGIVLQPDTVRWFAERSHQDLSDLHTATEYVQYLDAGGAVIHREPALWTYTSWGTFYRALLSDFGTEHYHYGEFACGFDQDADTVTVRFVSGRTARADLVVFADGITSPARAHFDPEAALAYSGYVGWRGTVALSELSAQTREVLGDAITYTVIPNSHITMYPIPGEDSLDESDRLMNYVWYRNVPAGPELSELLIDKRGFTGSVSVHPGQVQDRFVDELRAAATTQLAPAVSEVVVATEQPYLQVLSDVRSSRMALGRAALIGDAASASRPHAAAGTAKAAADAWALAAALSTSSGDVASALSKWEPAQLQLSDTLLRRVVDMGERSQFRNTWTPGDPDLRFGLYGPGR; via the coding sequence ATGACCGAATACGCCGGTGCGTCGGCGATCGTCGTCGGAGGATCCATCGGAGGTCTGACCGCCGCGCTGCTGTTGCGCGACCTCGGCTTCCACGTCGACGTCTACGAACGCACTCCGACCCCGCTGGACGGACGCGGCAGCGGCATCGTCCTGCAACCCGACACGGTGCGCTGGTTCGCCGAACGCAGCCATCAGGATCTGTCCGACCTGCACACCGCCACCGAGTACGTGCAGTACCTCGATGCCGGCGGCGCTGTCATCCACCGTGAGCCGGCGCTGTGGACTTACACCTCCTGGGGCACCTTCTACCGTGCCTTACTCTCCGACTTCGGCACCGAGCATTATCACTACGGCGAATTCGCCTGCGGCTTCGACCAAGACGCCGACACCGTGACCGTCCGGTTCGTGAGTGGCAGGACAGCGCGTGCCGATCTCGTCGTGTTCGCCGACGGCATCACCTCGCCGGCACGGGCGCACTTCGACCCCGAGGCCGCGCTCGCGTATTCCGGATACGTCGGCTGGCGGGGAACCGTCGCGCTGTCCGAACTCAGCGCGCAGACACGCGAGGTGCTCGGCGATGCGATCACCTACACCGTCATTCCCAACTCTCACATCACCATGTACCCGATACCGGGTGAGGACAGCCTCGACGAATCCGACCGCCTGATGAACTACGTCTGGTATCGCAACGTGCCCGCCGGGCCCGAGCTCAGTGAACTTCTCATCGACAAAAGAGGATTCACCGGATCGGTTTCGGTTCATCCCGGCCAGGTCCAGGACCGCTTCGTCGACGAGCTGCGCGCGGCGGCCACGACCCAGCTGGCTCCCGCGGTATCCGAAGTGGTTGTCGCGACCGAACAGCCGTACCTCCAGGTGCTGTCCGACGTGCGGTCCTCTCGGATGGCGCTCGGCAGGGCGGCGCTGATCGGCGATGCCGCGAGCGCATCACGTCCACACGCAGCAGCCGGAACCGCCAAGGCCGCGGCCGACGCCTGGGCACTGGCCGCGGCGCTGTCCACCTCGTCAGGGGATGTCGCCTCGGCATTGTCCAAGTGGGAACCGGCCCAGTTGCAGCTCAGCGACACGCTCCTACGCCGCGTGGTCGACATGGGTGAGCGCTCACAGTTCCGCAACACATGGACCCCCGGAGACCCGGACCTGCGCTTCGGCCTCTACGGTCCCGGGCGCTAA
- a CDS encoding MFS transporter, protein MSAGRWYHDITRTQWLVLAGTTLGWGLDGFAGSLYVLVLGPAMSELLPNSGLGVDGAAIGFYGGMTVALFLMGWATGGILFGMLADYFGRTRVLSVGILTYAVFSALAVFAETWWQLGILRFIAGLGSGVEAPVGAALIAETWRNRFRARAGGVMMAGYAAGFFMAAAAYALLGDHGWRAMMLLAGIPALVVWFIRRYVPEPPEIGAHLQARKERKALGRNLDHDRFILRRLFSPPLLHPMLVCTALATGALVAFWSVSTWYPQIIRQMTEADHLPREAADHRVAVAAMLFNAGGIVGYAAWGFVADAIGRKKAFLISFVVSAATIAWVFPFDRSFAEMLVAMPLLGFGLFGALSGTFIYGPELFPPSVRATALAVCNSVGRYITALGPLTAGVIAASWFDGNLGFATASVSAVGLIAVIGLAFARETRGQPLPVDHPIVDNVPLSEGSTS, encoded by the coding sequence ATGTCCGCAGGACGTTGGTATCACGACATCACCCGAACACAATGGCTCGTGCTCGCGGGCACCACCTTGGGCTGGGGGCTCGACGGCTTCGCCGGCAGCCTCTATGTCCTCGTGCTGGGTCCGGCCATGAGTGAACTGCTACCCAACAGCGGCCTCGGCGTCGACGGAGCCGCGATCGGCTTCTACGGTGGCATGACGGTGGCCCTGTTCCTCATGGGGTGGGCCACCGGCGGGATCTTGTTCGGCATGCTCGCCGACTATTTCGGCCGCACCCGGGTGTTGTCGGTGGGCATCCTCACCTACGCGGTCTTCAGCGCCCTGGCCGTCTTCGCCGAAACCTGGTGGCAGCTGGGCATTCTGCGCTTCATCGCCGGCCTCGGATCAGGCGTCGAGGCGCCGGTGGGCGCGGCACTGATCGCCGAGACCTGGCGCAATCGCTTCCGGGCCCGAGCGGGTGGGGTCATGATGGCCGGATACGCGGCGGGGTTCTTCATGGCAGCCGCCGCGTACGCGCTGCTCGGCGACCACGGCTGGCGCGCCATGATGTTGCTCGCCGGCATTCCCGCGCTGGTGGTCTGGTTCATCCGCCGTTACGTGCCCGAGCCGCCCGAAATCGGCGCCCACCTGCAGGCCCGCAAAGAACGAAAGGCCCTTGGCCGCAACCTCGATCACGATCGATTCATTCTGCGGCGCCTGTTCAGCCCGCCGCTGCTGCACCCCATGTTGGTGTGTACCGCGCTGGCCACCGGAGCGCTCGTGGCGTTCTGGAGCGTGTCCACCTGGTACCCGCAGATCATCAGGCAGATGACCGAAGCCGATCACCTTCCCCGGGAAGCGGCCGACCATCGGGTCGCCGTGGCAGCCATGCTCTTCAACGCCGGCGGCATCGTCGGTTATGCCGCATGGGGTTTCGTCGCCGACGCCATCGGCCGCAAGAAAGCGTTCCTGATCAGCTTCGTGGTCTCGGCAGCCACCATCGCATGGGTGTTCCCCTTCGACCGCAGTTTCGCCGAAATGCTGGTCGCCATGCCCCTGCTGGGCTTCGGCTTGTTCGGCGCGTTGTCGGGCACCTTCATCTACGGCCCCGAACTCTTCCCGCCCAGTGTGCGCGCCACTGCGCTGGCGGTCTGCAACAGCGTGGGCCGCTACATCACCGCGCTGGGACCACTCACCGCAGGCGTGATCGCCGCTTCCTGGTTCGACGGAAACCTCGGCTTCGCCACGGCCTCGGTCTCGGCAGTCGGCTTGATCGCCGTGATCGGTCTCGCCTTCGCCCGCGAGACCCGCGGCCAACCATTGCCTGTCGACCACCCGATCGTCGACAACGTTCCGCTGAGCGAAGGGAGTACGTCATGA
- a CDS encoding aldehyde dehydrogenase — translation MTQVSPATTPESTATAAPLPGQLRDIVNPATGEAIATVPEQGEHEVDMAVATARRAFEDGPWPNMVRSDRAKLLLRIADAIEDSSETLYTLEARNNGRPITETRAQLSRVPEWFRYNAGLLAAQRQAVLPGDGPYLTYQQRLPLGVCGIITPFNHPMLILARSLSAALANGNTVVVKPSELTPLTTLALADILADAGLPDGVLNVVTGARAAGQRLTGHPDIAKITLTGGTEAGRSAAIATASRFARITAELGGKTPVVLFDDVDPRIAAEGAAFAAFVAAGQSCVAGSRFLVQRGIYDEFVDTLAARAQAIRLGDPALPDTQMGPLISARQRDKVAALIQSGLDEGATLKAGGKKPSLPEPFDAGFFLSPTVLSDATMDMTVAREEIFGPVAVVIPFDDEHDAVRMANDNPYGLGAGVWTTDVSRAHRVAARINAGMVWVNDHHRLEPSLPWGGIKDSGSGKDAGTESFDDFSWIKTIVVRTAADHVEWYGDQPQRRLN, via the coding sequence ATGACCCAGGTATCCCCGGCCACCACACCCGAGTCCACAGCCACTGCGGCGCCGCTGCCCGGCCAACTCCGCGACATCGTCAACCCCGCCACAGGCGAGGCGATCGCCACGGTGCCAGAGCAAGGTGAGCACGAAGTCGACATGGCGGTGGCGACCGCACGCAGAGCATTCGAGGACGGACCGTGGCCGAACATGGTTCGCAGCGACCGTGCCAAGCTCCTGCTGCGCATCGCCGATGCGATCGAGGATTCCAGCGAGACCCTCTACACGCTGGAGGCACGCAACAATGGCCGGCCGATCACCGAGACGCGTGCACAGCTGTCCCGGGTACCCGAGTGGTTTCGGTACAACGCCGGACTCCTGGCGGCCCAGCGTCAGGCCGTATTGCCGGGCGATGGCCCGTATCTGACATATCAGCAGCGGCTTCCGCTCGGCGTCTGCGGCATCATCACCCCGTTCAACCATCCGATGCTGATCCTGGCGCGTAGCCTGTCGGCGGCGTTGGCGAACGGAAACACCGTGGTGGTCAAGCCATCCGAACTCACGCCACTGACGACCCTCGCGCTGGCCGACATCCTCGCCGACGCCGGGCTACCCGACGGTGTCCTCAACGTGGTCACGGGCGCTCGCGCAGCCGGCCAGCGGCTTACCGGTCACCCGGACATCGCCAAGATCACGCTTACCGGAGGTACCGAAGCCGGCCGGTCCGCAGCCATCGCTACAGCGTCACGGTTCGCGCGCATTACGGCCGAACTCGGCGGCAAGACACCCGTAGTGCTGTTCGATGACGTCGACCCGCGCATCGCCGCCGAGGGCGCGGCCTTCGCAGCGTTCGTCGCCGCGGGTCAGTCCTGCGTCGCCGGATCCCGCTTCCTCGTGCAGCGCGGAATCTACGACGAGTTCGTCGACACGCTCGCCGCACGCGCGCAGGCCATTCGGCTCGGCGACCCCGCCCTGCCTGACACCCAGATGGGACCACTCATCAGCGCCCGCCAGCGGGACAAGGTCGCCGCCCTGATCCAAAGCGGCCTCGATGAGGGGGCGACACTCAAGGCAGGTGGTAAGAAGCCTTCGCTGCCAGAACCTTTCGATGCTGGCTTCTTCCTCTCCCCTACCGTGCTGTCCGACGCCACCATGGACATGACCGTCGCTCGCGAAGAGATCTTCGGCCCGGTGGCAGTGGTGATCCCCTTCGACGACGAACACGACGCCGTGCGTATGGCCAACGACAACCCTTACGGGTTGGGCGCCGGAGTATGGACCACCGACGTCAGCCGCGCCCACCGCGTGGCGGCGCGGATCAACGCAGGCATGGTGTGGGTCAACGACCACCACCGGCTCGAGCCTTCTCTGCCATGGGGCGGCATCAAAGACTCTGGATCAGGAAAAGACGCTGGCACAGAGTCTTTCGACGACTTCTCCTGGATCAAGACGATCGTTGTGCGCACCGCCGCCGACCACGTCGAGTGGTACGGCGACCAACCACAGCGCCGCCTCAACTGA
- a CDS encoding helix-turn-helix domain-containing protein — translation MTWLSALRTLSAQASADTDLLEVLCLVADTARTLLGFDFCGVLIPDAHRERLLVQGWSGLSEEYVRRVNSDRPIRLDSRSPSSRSFHQGEPVAIRDVRIEPDFALWAGVAQDQGYRAIVAVPLIAGTEVLGTLNGYYTSVHTFTRHEIERLILLANHAAIAVTSARRLDELRALTSSLREQRDALARSEQIHERLLTVTLRSGGISGIAAALSELIGRPVLIDDGRQAEIARAGDGIEFPTPAARSAVAERDTTGPSPTVEPVSVASDVATGWLVAGVRLGSEVAARIWFPGDVEALDPLQIRAVEHASIVVSVELLRERTAAEVERRLSGELLTDVLSSSGELPEPLLIRAQRLGHDLGVAHVAIVAALAGPSEAGLRQAWQRALARVTELASAYQPRPLVAMHGGMLVTLWPDGADAGTPPGVMVQRAMAEVSQSVTATVAVSPTYGADHGEGYQIARSALEIATRAGRTDTVITLEDLGIVGLLLQLEDPAKLTAFATRTLEPVVAYDAKHRTELMSTLRAYFASRQERNATADSLLVHPNTVAQRLRRIEQLCGVDLADPATIVQFSSALTVYDVAAPG, via the coding sequence GTGACATGGTTGTCGGCGCTGCGCACGCTCAGCGCGCAGGCCAGCGCCGACACCGATCTGCTCGAGGTGCTCTGCCTGGTTGCCGATACGGCCCGGACGCTGCTGGGTTTCGACTTCTGTGGCGTCCTCATCCCAGATGCACACCGGGAGCGGTTGCTGGTACAGGGATGGAGTGGCCTGTCTGAGGAGTACGTCCGACGAGTCAACTCGGACAGGCCGATTCGGCTCGACAGCCGGTCCCCATCGAGCCGGTCTTTCCATCAGGGTGAACCGGTGGCCATTCGGGATGTGCGGATCGAACCCGACTTCGCCCTCTGGGCCGGCGTGGCGCAGGATCAGGGATACCGGGCCATCGTCGCCGTGCCCCTCATCGCCGGTACCGAAGTGCTGGGAACGCTCAACGGCTACTACACCTCGGTACATACCTTCACCCGCCACGAGATCGAGCGGTTGATTCTGTTGGCCAACCATGCCGCGATCGCGGTCACATCGGCACGCCGACTCGATGAGTTGCGCGCCCTGACCAGTTCGCTACGCGAGCAACGCGATGCGCTGGCCCGCTCGGAGCAGATTCACGAGCGGCTGCTGACAGTCACCTTGCGGTCTGGCGGTATCAGTGGAATCGCTGCCGCGTTGAGCGAATTGATCGGACGTCCGGTGCTGATCGATGACGGGCGTCAGGCCGAGATCGCCCGGGCCGGCGACGGTATCGAGTTTCCCACGCCCGCAGCGCGTTCGGCCGTGGCTGAACGTGACACCACGGGACCGTCGCCGACTGTCGAACCCGTCTCGGTCGCAAGCGATGTCGCGACGGGATGGCTTGTCGCCGGCGTGCGCCTGGGTAGCGAGGTGGCCGCCCGGATCTGGTTCCCGGGTGACGTCGAAGCGCTTGACCCACTGCAGATCCGCGCCGTCGAACACGCGTCGATCGTGGTTTCGGTCGAGCTGTTGCGCGAACGAACCGCGGCCGAGGTTGAGAGGCGGCTGAGCGGTGAATTGTTGACCGACGTGTTGTCGAGCAGTGGAGAACTGCCTGAACCGCTGTTGATCCGTGCGCAGCGGCTGGGCCACGACCTCGGAGTGGCGCACGTCGCGATCGTGGCAGCCTTGGCCGGACCGTCTGAGGCAGGCTTGCGTCAGGCCTGGCAGCGAGCGTTGGCGAGGGTGACAGAGCTGGCGTCGGCGTACCAGCCGAGGCCACTGGTTGCGATGCACGGCGGCATGCTCGTCACGCTGTGGCCTGACGGCGCCGACGCCGGCACGCCGCCGGGCGTCATGGTGCAGCGAGCGATGGCCGAAGTGTCGCAGAGCGTTACGGCCACCGTGGCAGTGTCGCCCACATACGGTGCCGACCACGGCGAGGGTTATCAGATCGCCAGGTCAGCGCTTGAGATCGCGACCCGGGCCGGGCGCACCGACACCGTGATCACGCTGGAGGATCTCGGCATCGTCGGACTGCTGCTCCAACTCGAAGACCCGGCCAAACTCACGGCATTCGCCACTCGCACCCTGGAACCGGTCGTTGCATACGACGCCAAACATCGCACCGAGCTGATGTCGACCCTGCGGGCCTATTTCGCTTCCAGGCAGGAGCGTAACGCGACGGCCGACTCGCTGTTGGTCCATCCAAACACCGTCGCGCAGCGTCTGCGACGCATCGAGCAGCTGTGCGGTGTTGATCTCGCCGACCCTGCCACCATCGTTCAGTTTTCTTCCGCACTCACGGTGTACGACGTCGCCGCGCCGGGCTGA
- a CDS encoding flavin monoamine oxidase family protein produces the protein MADVDCCVVGAGFAGLAAALRLKQAGRSLALLEARDRVGGRTFTEVLDDGTWIDRGGAWIGPGQDRIKALMAEFGAEEYKEYVDGDAMMILDGKQHRYSGTIPWAMSPWAIANLGAGLLEVELMCKTIPFDAPWEAKKAVEWDRISLGEWINRHMRSKQAREMLDMALAGIYTSAGSEVSLLWALHQMGSGGGPGFVISNKGGAQDARVRGGMGAVYGPMAAELGGALHLSQPVHLIAHDDDGVTVHAESLTVRARQAIVAVPLAVASQIVYEPVLPVDRMFLHQRMPSGAVFKISVVYDTAFWRADGLCGQSAAPGSPATLTIDACTDTGTPGIMCVITEGPAARRLGLLDATERKAVVIGELIDRFGRKAASPVSYHEQNWTVERYSGGGMISHAPPGVLTEFGPALRAPCGRIHWAGTESSAIMCGWIDGAVRSGERAAAEVLAAESVAAA, from the coding sequence ATGGCAGATGTCGACTGTTGCGTGGTGGGCGCGGGCTTCGCAGGCCTCGCCGCGGCCTTGCGGCTCAAACAGGCGGGCCGCTCCTTGGCCCTGCTCGAGGCGCGTGATCGGGTCGGTGGCCGGACCTTCACCGAGGTGCTCGATGACGGAACGTGGATCGACCGCGGCGGGGCCTGGATCGGACCGGGGCAGGATCGCATCAAGGCCCTGATGGCCGAATTCGGGGCCGAGGAGTACAAGGAGTACGTCGACGGCGACGCCATGATGATCCTCGACGGCAAACAGCACCGTTATTCCGGCACGATTCCGTGGGCGATGAGCCCGTGGGCGATCGCCAACCTCGGCGCCGGACTGCTCGAGGTGGAGCTGATGTGCAAGACCATTCCGTTCGATGCCCCATGGGAGGCGAAGAAGGCGGTCGAGTGGGATCGGATCAGCCTGGGGGAGTGGATCAACCGGCATATGCGCTCCAAACAGGCGCGCGAGATGCTCGACATGGCGCTCGCCGGCATCTACACCTCCGCGGGATCCGAGGTGTCGTTGTTGTGGGCGCTCCATCAGATGGGGTCGGGCGGCGGCCCGGGCTTCGTCATCTCCAACAAGGGCGGTGCCCAGGACGCGCGGGTGCGCGGTGGCATGGGCGCCGTCTACGGACCGATGGCAGCCGAACTGGGCGGCGCGCTGCATCTTTCGCAACCGGTGCACCTCATCGCGCACGACGACGACGGCGTGACGGTGCACGCCGAGAGCCTGACTGTGCGAGCGCGGCAGGCCATCGTCGCCGTCCCTCTGGCTGTGGCGAGCCAGATCGTCTATGAGCCAGTACTTCCCGTGGACCGAATGTTCCTCCACCAGCGGATGCCCAGCGGTGCCGTCTTCAAGATCTCAGTCGTCTATGACACGGCATTCTGGCGTGCCGACGGGCTGTGCGGACAGTCCGCCGCACCCGGCAGCCCCGCGACGCTGACCATCGACGCCTGCACCGACACCGGCACTCCCGGAATCATGTGCGTCATCACCGAAGGGCCCGCCGCCCGTCGGCTCGGGTTGCTCGACGCCACCGAGCGCAAGGCTGTCGTGATCGGCGAGTTGATCGACCGGTTCGGTCGGAAGGCCGCCTCACCGGTGAGCTATCACGAGCAGAACTGGACGGTGGAAAGGTATTCGGGTGGCGGGATGATCAGTCACGCCCCGCCCGGCGTGCTCACTGAGTTCGGCCCTGCGCTGCGGGCCCCGTGCGGACGGATCCACTGGGCCGGCACCGAGAGTTCGGCCATCATGTGCGGCTGGATCGACGGTGCGGTCCGGTCGGGTGAGCGCGCCGCCGCGGAGGTACTGGCCGCCGAGAGCGTGGCGGCCGCGTAA
- a CDS encoding glutamate ABC transporter substrate-binding protein, translating into MRAVTGLIVLAATVVTGCSTTQPLVQVSASLTAMPTPSGAVVASGVHGVPVESCDATASLRPSEVSGPAVQAIRQRGRLIVGIDQNTNLMSFRDPVSGELTGFDVDIAREVARDLLGDPGKVDFHLLTSPERITALQDGTVDIVVKAMTITCARAEQIAFSTVYFDAHQRLLVPKDSPIRGPAELAGKRVCSQVDTTSLATVARVAPAAVLLAVQNWDDCLVALQQGQTDAVSTDDSILAGMAVQDPYLHLVGPSLEDEPYGIGMNKSRQDLVRAVNASLERIRQDGTWLSLYRKWLTVLGPPPSPPLPRYRD; encoded by the coding sequence ATGCGGGCAGTAACCGGACTCATCGTCCTCGCCGCGACCGTGGTGACGGGATGTTCCACGACGCAACCGCTTGTCCAGGTGTCGGCCTCGCTCACCGCGATGCCGACGCCGAGCGGCGCCGTCGTGGCCTCCGGGGTTCACGGCGTGCCGGTCGAGAGTTGCGATGCGACAGCGAGTTTGCGCCCTTCAGAGGTGTCCGGACCGGCAGTGCAGGCGATCCGGCAGCGGGGCCGGCTGATCGTCGGTATCGACCAGAACACCAATCTGATGAGTTTTCGCGATCCCGTGTCGGGTGAACTGACCGGTTTCGACGTCGATATCGCGCGCGAGGTGGCCCGCGATCTGCTCGGCGACCCCGGCAAGGTGGACTTCCACCTGCTGACCTCGCCGGAGCGCATCACGGCTCTGCAGGATGGCACCGTCGACATCGTCGTGAAGGCGATGACGATCACCTGCGCCCGCGCGGAGCAGATCGCCTTCTCCACGGTGTATTTCGATGCGCATCAACGATTACTCGTGCCCAAGGACTCGCCGATCCGGGGACCGGCTGAGCTGGCGGGGAAGAGGGTGTGCTCTCAGGTGGACACGACATCGCTGGCCACAGTCGCCCGGGTGGCGCCGGCGGCGGTCCTGCTGGCCGTACAGAATTGGGACGACTGCCTGGTCGCGCTGCAGCAGGGCCAGACAGATGCGGTCAGCACCGACGACTCGATTCTGGCCGGGATGGCCGTGCAGGATCCGTACCTGCACCTGGTCGGTCCGAGTCTGGAGGATGAGCCGTACGGCATCGGCATGAACAAGTCGCGCCAGGATCTGGTCCGGGCCGTCAACGCGAGCCTGGAACGCATCCGGCAAGACGGGACATGGTTGTCGCTGTACCGGAAGTGGCTCACTGTGCTCGGCCCGCCGCCGAGTCCGCCGCTGCCTAGGTATCGGGACTGA
- a CDS encoding serine/threonine-protein kinase has protein sequence MAEQEGTRAVLVTESSPVKVEGTRPRLRTGRRRIGDGLVEVPIRADIEPAGAILTNPVVAESKRECGGCGRPVGRGTAGRPGPCEGVCPHCGALFSFSPQLETGELVAGQYEVQGCIAHGGVGWIYLAVDRNVSDRWVVLKGLLQPEAQQAQAIVVAERQFLAMVNHPGIVKIYNFVEHPGFDGRPVGYIVMEYIGGTTLEAILAKQQAASGDPAKPMMPVEQALGYLLDVMPSLSYLHSLGLVYNDLKPDNIMLTEDNIELIDMGAVSGVGDFGYIYGTKGFQAPEIVRTGPSIATDVYTVGRTLAKLTVDLPNDRYAESLPARDEVPLFERYESFYRLLARATNPRPAQRFSSVDEMADQCRGVLHEIIAEQTGSPSPRTSTLFSVARSTFGVDLALQGTDVFVDGRRRTAALDARDIADALPEPVPVEDAEDEWREDWDDGIAGLATGDLGAALACFERIVALLPGEPAPKLAVAATAELLLATDDAPNAERLRQLAERCYRTLWRTDHAMVSAAFGLARLLAGQGDRPAAIDVLDHVPVTSRHYGEAQLTSVVMLLEGRTNAEITEAQLRDAARRVGGLPETEPRVLQIRAFVLGVALDWLRSGALPSAGEPILGHAFDQRGLRVGIEEVLRELARHSPRRRHRYRLVDVANSIRPPSWM, from the coding sequence ATGGCGGAGCAGGAGGGAACGCGCGCCGTCCTGGTGACCGAGTCGTCACCGGTAAAGGTCGAGGGCACCCGCCCGCGGTTGCGTACCGGGCGTCGTCGGATCGGGGATGGCCTGGTCGAGGTCCCGATCCGGGCGGACATCGAGCCGGCCGGCGCGATACTCACCAATCCCGTTGTCGCCGAGTCCAAACGGGAATGCGGTGGCTGTGGCCGACCGGTGGGACGGGGGACTGCCGGTCGGCCCGGGCCGTGCGAAGGGGTGTGCCCGCATTGCGGCGCGCTGTTCTCGTTCTCACCTCAACTGGAGACCGGCGAGCTGGTTGCGGGCCAGTACGAGGTTCAGGGTTGCATCGCCCACGGCGGTGTCGGCTGGATCTATCTGGCGGTCGACCGCAATGTCAGCGATCGGTGGGTGGTGCTCAAAGGTCTGCTCCAGCCGGAGGCGCAACAGGCGCAGGCGATCGTCGTCGCCGAACGTCAGTTCCTCGCGATGGTGAACCACCCCGGCATCGTCAAGATCTACAACTTCGTCGAACATCCAGGGTTCGACGGGCGCCCGGTGGGCTACATCGTGATGGAGTACATCGGCGGGACCACACTCGAAGCCATCCTGGCGAAACAGCAGGCGGCGTCCGGGGACCCGGCCAAACCGATGATGCCGGTGGAGCAGGCGCTCGGATACCTGCTCGACGTCATGCCGTCGCTGTCGTATCTGCACTCACTCGGCCTGGTCTACAACGACCTCAAACCCGACAACATCATGCTCACCGAGGACAACATCGAGTTGATCGACATGGGTGCGGTGTCGGGTGTCGGGGATTTCGGGTACATATACGGCACCAAAGGGTTTCAGGCACCCGAGATCGTCCGGACCGGACCGTCGATCGCCACCGATGTCTACACGGTTGGCCGAACCCTGGCCAAGCTGACCGTCGACCTGCCCAACGATCGCTATGCCGAGTCATTGCCCGCCCGCGACGAGGTGCCCTTGTTCGAGCGGTACGAATCCTTTTATCGGCTGCTCGCCCGCGCGACCAACCCCCGTCCGGCACAACGGTTCTCGTCTGTCGATGAAATGGCGGACCAGTGCCGGGGCGTCCTGCACGAGATCATCGCCGAGCAGACGGGCTCGCCGAGTCCGCGGACGTCGACGCTGTTCAGCGTGGCGCGCTCCACATTCGGCGTCGATCTGGCGTTGCAGGGCACCGATGTGTTCGTCGACGGCCGGCGGCGCACCGCTGCGCTGGACGCCCGTGACATCGCGGACGCTCTGCCGGAACCGGTACCGGTCGAGGACGCCGAGGACGAATGGCGGGAGGACTGGGACGATGGGATCGCCGGCCTGGCGACCGGTGATCTCGGGGCGGCCCTGGCGTGTTTCGAGCGGATCGTGGCCCTGCTTCCGGGTGAGCCCGCGCCCAAGCTGGCGGTGGCGGCGACGGCTGAACTGCTGCTGGCCACGGACGACGCGCCGAATGCGGAACGGTTGCGGCAGTTGGCAGAACGGTGCTACCGGACGCTGTGGCGCACCGACCATGCGATGGTCAGCGCGGCGTTCGGCTTGGCCCGACTGCTCGCGGGCCAGGGCGACCGGCCCGCCGCGATCGATGTGCTCGATCACGTCCCGGTGACCTCACGCCACTACGGCGAGGCCCAACTGACATCGGTGGTGATGCTGCTCGAGGGGCGGACCAACGCCGAGATCACCGAGGCGCAGTTGCGCGATGCCGCACGGCGCGTGGGCGGTCTGCCCGAGACCGAGCCGCGCGTTCTGCAGATCCGCGCGTTCGTTCTCGGTGTCGCGCTCGACTGGCTCCGGTCCGGCGCGCTGCCCTCGGCCGGCGAGCCGATTCTCGGCCATGCCTTCGACCAACGCGGTTTGCGCGTCGGCATCGAGGAGGTGCTGCGGGAGCTGGCGCGGCACTCGCCACGGCGGCGTCATCGCTATCGGCTTGTCGACGTGGCGAATTCGATCAGGCCGCCGAGCTGGATGTGA
- a CDS encoding DUF732 domain-containing protein translates to MKALMISVMAAAAGLALAPAALADDQGYLAEVSSLGLPVSDDNRDVLVQLGRQACLTAHEDPAMRPDDLAMQIAEARSAYPFEKATVVVTAALHNYCPDVTATPSVS, encoded by the coding sequence ATGAAGGCGCTGATGATCTCCGTGATGGCGGCCGCGGCCGGGCTCGCTCTGGCCCCGGCGGCCCTCGCCGACGATCAGGGTTATCTCGCGGAGGTTTCCTCACTGGGCCTGCCGGTCTCCGATGACAATCGGGACGTTCTCGTGCAGCTTGGCCGGCAGGCGTGCCTGACTGCCCACGAAGATCCGGCAATGCGGCCCGACGATCTGGCGATGCAGATCGCCGAGGCGCGGTCGGCATATCCGTTCGAGAAGGCCACGGTCGTGGTGACCGCGGCGCTGCACAACTACTGCCCGGATGTGACGGCCACACCGAGCGTGAGCTAG